AGCCGCGCGGTCGACGGGCTGAGCTTCGGGTACCGCGCCCGCGCCAGCCGCGACGATCCCGCCGGTCGCCAGCTCGACGACATCGACCTGTTCGAAGTCAGCCTGGTCACCCACCCCCTGCAGGACGGGGCCAGGGTTATTTTTGTTTCGTAAGTTTTTCGAACCCGCCTCCGCGGGTTCGTCCTCGGTGCTGTTTCGAGCCGTCCCGGCTCGAGCACCTGCGGGCGGACGGTCGACCTTGCGGTCGGCTTCTTGCCGACCGGGCCCCTCCGCCAATCCTTGCTTCACGCTCCTTCCCAACCCCCACGCCAAGAAAGGTCCCTTCATGGACACCATATCTTCCAACATCTCCGCCATCGATACAGGCCCTGAAACCGATCCCGCAGTGCAGAGCTTCGACATTGCCGAGCGGCAGGACCGGACCGAAGCCGATGTCGCTGCGCTACGCAGTGATGTCGACGAGGTGAAGGCCCGCGTCGATCGCATCAGCCGCGCGGCAGCCCGTCCGGCCATCGCGCCCTCCCCAACGTCCGCATCCGGAGGCAGCATCGACACGCCCGAAGTTAAGGGCTTCGTCGACGGGTACCTGCGCCGCGGCTCGGTCACCGAGATCAAATCGCTCAATACGCAGGCGCCGGGCGATGGCGGCTACGCCGTGCCCCGGGTCATCGACGCGATGATCGCCCGCGAGCTGAAGGAAATCAGCCCGATCCGCGCCATCGCGCAGGTCGTCCAGACCGGCAGCGCTGGCTACCGCAAGCTCGTGTCCACCGGCGGCACGGCCAGCGGGTGGGTGTCGGAGACGGCCGGGCGCCCGGAAACCGACGCGCCGCAATTCGCGGAAATCTCGCCCCCGACGGGCGAGCTGTTCGCCAATCCGGCGGCCTCGCAGACCATGCTCGACGATGCGGGCCTCGACCTAGAAAGCTGGCTGGCGAGCGAGATCGCCATGGAATTCGCCCGCGCGGAAGGCGCTGCCTTTGTCGGCGGGACGGGTGTCGACCAGCCGGAAGGGTTCCTGTCCGCGCCGTTCTCCACCCTGGGTGACGGGGCGCGCGCATTCGGGACGCTGCAATATGTCGGTAGCGGCGATGCAGCCGGTTTCGGCGTCAATCCCGATGCCAGGCTGATCGATCTCGTCCACACGATGAAAGCCGGGCACCGGCAGGGCGCGTGCTTCGTGATGAATTCGGCCACGCTGGCAGAGGTGCGCAAGCTGAAGACCGCGGACGGCGCGTTCCTGTGGCAGCCCGGCCTGGTAGAGGGCCAGCCTGATCGCCTGCTGGGCTACAACGTGGTCGAGGCGGAAGACATGCCGGATATCGGCGCGGGCGAATTCCCCATCGCCTTCGGCAATTTCCGCGCAGGCTACCTGATCGCCGAACGCAGCGCGACGCAAATCCTGCGCGATCCCTTCACCAACAAGCCTTTCGTCCACTTCTACGCGACGAAGCGCGTCGGCGGCCAGGTTCTCGACAGCAGCGCGATCAAAATGCTGCGTATCGAGGAGTAAGGCCGAGGGCTGCTGCGGGCGCTCGGTCGGGCTCGGGACGGTTCGGGGCCGCAAGGCTCCGCAAGCAAGACTGCGCGCCCGCAGCGATGCTGCCTTCAGGTCGCATGATCCGAAGATTTCGCGCCCCGAACGGGGTGCGGGGAGAAAACGAAATGCAAAGAACCATCCTCGCGGGGCCCGAGCTGGGTTCCGCGCTTGCCGAGCTGCGCGGCTGGCTGGGCGTCACGCGCGATGCGGAAAACGCGCTGCTCTCCGGCCTGCTCGGCGCGTCTTGCGAGGCGTGCGAGGCATTTACCGGCATAGTCCCCTTGGCGCTGGAGTGCGAGAGCATCCTGCCCGTCGTGAAAAACTGGCAGGGTATCGCGGCGCAGCCGGTGCAGGCCGCGTTGGGCATGGAGGGGGTTCCGGCAGACGGGGCGCGGTTTGCC
This is a stretch of genomic DNA from Erythrobacteraceae bacterium WH01K. It encodes these proteins:
- a CDS encoding phage major capsid protein; this translates as MDTISSNISAIDTGPETDPAVQSFDIAERQDRTEADVAALRSDVDEVKARVDRISRAAARPAIAPSPTSASGGSIDTPEVKGFVDGYLRRGSVTEIKSLNTQAPGDGGYAVPRVIDAMIARELKEISPIRAIAQVVQTGSAGYRKLVSTGGTASGWVSETAGRPETDAPQFAEISPPTGELFANPAASQTMLDDAGLDLESWLASEIAMEFARAEGAAFVGGTGVDQPEGFLSAPFSTLGDGARAFGTLQYVGSGDAAGFGVNPDARLIDLVHTMKAGHRQGACFVMNSATLAEVRKLKTADGAFLWQPGLVEGQPDRLLGYNVVEAEDMPDIGAGEFPIAFGNFRAGYLIAERSATQILRDPFTNKPFVHFYATKRVGGQVLDSSAIKMLRIEE